The following are encoded in a window of Rubellicoccus peritrichatus genomic DNA:
- a CDS encoding aldo/keto reductase, whose product MKYKKIGNTGVEVSRVGIGAWQIGGPEGKGASSVGHGWGNVSDDESIRLIHQAEEIGINLIDTADIYGDGHSESVIGEALQGRRENWIVATKGGLVSKQDEVGQYMDVSAAHIRKACEASLKRLKTEYIDFYQLHGPPEAEGAAETMGELAKLRDEGKIRFYGVSANSVKHIIIMQEHGPVDIIQLDANIFREEVSALYYALRQNIGTLVKSPLAWGATFGKYATQRPEFAEGDMRVRQNAADIQEHHAKGLRFSFLWEDTGRSPAQAVLRAVLDKPGVTAVIPGCRTVKHLIDNAGAADAPELSAVELRKVWKANMEMED is encoded by the coding sequence ATGAAATACAAAAAAATAGGAAACACAGGTGTTGAGGTCTCTCGCGTTGGAATCGGTGCCTGGCAAATAGGAGGCCCGGAGGGCAAGGGCGCCAGTAGTGTCGGCCATGGCTGGGGGAATGTATCAGATGATGAGTCTATCCGCTTGATACATCAAGCTGAGGAGATAGGGATTAACCTGATTGATACGGCTGATATCTATGGTGACGGCCACAGTGAATCCGTTATTGGCGAAGCTTTGCAGGGTAGGCGTGAAAACTGGATTGTAGCAACCAAAGGAGGTCTCGTCAGTAAGCAGGATGAAGTGGGACAATATATGGATGTGTCAGCCGCACACATTAGAAAAGCCTGTGAAGCCAGCCTGAAGAGGTTGAAGACAGAATATATTGATTTCTATCAATTGCATGGACCGCCTGAGGCCGAAGGTGCAGCCGAGACAATGGGTGAACTTGCCAAGTTGCGTGATGAAGGAAAAATTCGTTTTTATGGTGTGTCGGCGAATTCCGTGAAGCACATCATTATTATGCAGGAGCATGGTCCTGTGGATATCATCCAGTTGGACGCGAACATCTTTCGCGAAGAAGTTTCTGCGTTGTATTATGCTTTAAGGCAGAACATCGGGACTTTGGTTAAGTCGCCGCTGGCCTGGGGAGCGACTTTCGGAAAATATGCGACACAACGTCCTGAGTTTGCCGAAGGCGATATGCGCGTAAGACAGAATGCTGCTGACATTCAGGAACATCATGCCAAGGGGCTGCGTTTTTCTTTTCTTTGGGAAGATACTGGGCGTTCGCCTGCGCAGGCAGTTCTGCGGGCAGTACTGGACAAGCCTGGTGTCACGGCAGTTATTCCTGGATGTCGAACAGTTAAGCACCTGATTGATAATGCTGGTGCGGCCGATGCGCCTGAGTTAAGTGCAGTCGAGCTTCGGAAGGTCTGGAAAGCAAATATGGAAATGGAAGATTAA